DNA sequence from the Anas acuta chromosome 21, bAnaAcu1.1, whole genome shotgun sequence genome:
gcgACTCCCCTGACCCACACCCCGCTGCCCCCATCCCCGCTTCTCCCCCAGACAAACCAGTGGCGGCTGAGCGACCTGAACAGGGATTTCACCACCTGCCCCACGTACCCTGCGGGCGTCATCGTGCCGGCGGCCGTGAGCGACGACACCTTGCGGAGAGCGGCCCGATTCCGGCAGGGCGGGCGCTTCCCCGTCCTCAGCTATTACCACCCCAGCAACGGGACCGTGAGTCCGTCTCCCCAaccctctcccacccccatcccaccctgccgggcccccagccccagctacCCGCAGCCCCTCGCCCCGCAGGTGATGCTCCGCAGCAGCCAGCCGCTGACGGGCCCCAACCGAAAGCGCTGCCCCGAGGACGAGGTGCTGCTGGGGACGGTCCTGGATGAAGGCGAGCGGGGTTTCATCATCGACACGCGGTCGGCCCAGGCGGCGAAGCAGGCACGGATGATGGGGGGTGGCACGGAGCCCAAATCCTCCTACCCGCAGTGGAAGCGGCTGCACCGGCCCCTGGAGCGGTGAGGAGCTGTGCCGAAGCCTGGCTCCCATAATTAGGGCGATTGTGCCGTCCTGCAGCCAGCacggcacccccagccccccaaaaccaGCCCCACCAAGCCCCTCACCGCATTTTCCCTCCCGCCCAGAGGCCGCCCGCTGCAGGAGAGCTTCATTAAGCTGGTGGAAGCCTGCAACGACGCCTCGCTCAGCATGGACCGCTGGCTCAGCCGGCTGGAGAGCTGCCGCTGGCTGAGCCACGTCAAAGCGGCCCTGAGCACGGCGTGCCTGGCCGCACAGTGCCTCGACAGGTACgggggctgctgccacccccaAAGCCCCTCGCTGTGACCAAAGCACCGTGACAccaggcacaggcagggctggcagcgccCTGATTGCCTGTGCCCCCCCCTGCAGGGAGGAGGCCAGCGTGCTGGTGCACGGCGCGGAGGGGACGGACACGACGCTGCTGGTGACGGCACTGGCGCAGGTGATCCTGGACCCGGGCTGCCGCACCATGGTGGGCttccaggggctgctggagcgGGAGTGGATCGAGGTGAGAGCGGCAGAAGCGAGGGGTGGGGATCCCCAGCCCGGCTGGGCACCCCTGGTCGCCTTCACCCCTGTTATTTACCCCGCTTTTTTGGGGTCCCGCAGGCCGGCCACCCCTTCCACCTCCGCTGCGCCCGCTCTGCCTACTCCCACGCCCGGCTGAAGCAGGAGGCGCCGctgttcctcctcttcctcgaCTGCGTGTGGCAGCTGAGCCGCCAGTTCCCCTTCTCCCTGGAGTTTGGTGAGAGCCTCCTCCTCGCCCTCTTCGACAACGCCTACGCCTCCGACTACGGCACCTTCCTCTGCAACAACGAGAAGGAGAGGCGAGTGCTGGGAGGTGGGGATGGCAGCGCCCCGGAGGAGCAGTGCCACggccacctccctgcccctgggcagagccAAACCCTCTCGGTAACACCTGgggtcagccccagccccgtgccccggGGACTGAGACGCCTCTCGACGCTCCCGTAGGTGCCTGTGTAAAGTGAAGGAGAACACACACTCCCTCTGGGCCTGGCTGAACCAGcctgaggagaagaagaagTACCTGAACCCCCTCTACTCGCACAACCCACTGGTCATCTGGCCCTCCGTGGAGCCCCAGAGCATCCAGCTGTGGCAGGGTGAGCCGGGGCCAGCCCTGGGGCTTTTCCCAAACCTGAAGCCGTGCTCGCGGACACCACCTCGGGCTGGGTCGCGTGCAGTGGCTTAGggcaagctgctctgctctccctcctgCTGTGACACAACCCCTCACCTCCTAGGTTTATTCTTCCGCTGGATCCGTCCCTCCCAGTACCTGGACGAGGCCCGGGCAGAGATGCAGAGGTTGGTGGAGGCCAACGAGGCGCCTGCCAAGGAGAGCGCAGGGAGCAGGCTGAGCCGGTCGCTCTCCGACCCCGCTGCCCGGACAGAGAATGAAAGATGAGCAGCAGCACGGGCACCTCAGTCCTGGCAATCACATCCCCCTCACTGTGAGCTGAGGGGTCAAGGCGATGCAGTTTTCCACGGGATGTGTGCGGGACACTCACCCCGTGGAGCCCAGGGAAGGCTGCGCGCACCAGCAGCGTGGACAGCCCAGGGAGAGGGGGGACAGACGCGCTTGAGCAGCCTCTCAGCCACGCAGACTGAACGTGGCACAGTAAAGTGGTGTCTCGCAGTCTGCTCCTGCGTCGTGTGGTGTTCCtcgggcaggagctgggcagcgcagggctctgcagcagcaggagcagccccgctcCCTCAGGCAGGTTCCTGGTCCGTTCCCCAGCGGGATCGCGGCAGCTCTCGGACCTGGACCACCCCACGAGGCCTGCTCCGTGACCGAGGCAGGGTTGGCACAGCTTCTAAGCAGCAAAACATCCTAAACTCACACCAACCTCTTCACAAAAGGCACGCTGGCTGCAGCGTAAGTGCTGCATCAGTCACTCCAAGCGGGGAGCCAGCCTGGGAAATGGGTCCTTGAACCCAGTTTcgaggaaggaaagagagaggagcCACCCTTCCAAGCAGACAGACACGGGGACAGAGGGCTAGGACGAGGATTTGCAACACAACCTTCCCAGTGCAGGAAATAACTGTTCCATGAGGAAAGTTGGCTCAGGGTCAAGCCAGCAAATAAACAAAGCCCTAGAACTGGGCGCGCATCGTCTGGAAAACAATGACTGGCTACCACGCTCCCAGatccagcactgctggggctggacctcagcagctgcagatcACTGCTGGGAAGGAGTTAACCCGGGCCTGGGCGAGGACAGAGGctcggggagcagcagcactgctgcctgccagggggTGGAGAGAGAGGcactgccagcagagctgggagagcaaagAGCCAGGTTAATTTTGTCCCTGAGAGCACAAGAATagaggcactttttttttttctggcgtttagaaaagatttatttatttcctgcccatttttttttcctccactgatATATAAATATGCCCAGCAGGCCAGGAAGTTAGCATCCacaggggcaggcaggcagccaacCCAGCTCCTTTCCTCACCTTTGCTCTACCTCCTGAGAAAGCCCCAGGTTGTGCTGCTTTGAGCTGGTTGGGGTTCTAGATGCCCACCTCCATACAGCCCCTgagtttgctgctgcttcctgctgcctcctgtggAGCAAACCAACTTCAGGCCTTACAGAGTTCTGCTCAGAAGCCAATGGGTTGGGCAACAGatgggaagagggaagaagaggagaggacGCCCTCCTTTAAGCTTCAAACTCGAACTCGAAGTACTGGGGATCAAAGTAATGGATGCGAACGTAGCCGTCCTCACCACCACTGCTGTAACtgtatgggaaaaaaagatgagaaagtCATCAGTCCTGTCAGGAGCCCACTGCGTCCAGCTTTATACCAGCAAGAAATGGAATCTGTTCTTACAACACCCTCCAAAAACTAAGAAATAGTCACAAGatcaaaaaaaatatcagtaacACAGCAAAAAGTGCAGCAGGGCATAAATGACCCGAGAGCCAGCAGGGTTGGAATGAGACAACTGGGGAAGTTGCTGGCTTCATTCCCACTGCAGAGCTCCTGTGAGCCCAGCCGTATCCTAACCAAAGCACAGGCAAGGTTTGATTTGAGCATGCTGGAAGATCTGCAAAATTCCTTATAAAATTCCTTACCTCTTTCCATCGGGGTGAAAAGCAACACTGTTTATCGGACCAAAATGCCCCTTCACTCTGCCAAACTCTTCTTCAAAAGCCAAGTGGAAGAACCTGGGAGAATGAAGAAGTCAGGAACCTGGTTCAGGACACAATCAGGGTTTCCTCAAAAAACCTCCACAATTGTAAAGCACCAACCTCGCCTCAAATTTGCCAATCCTGGTGGAGGTCGTGGTCACATCCATGGCCTCTTGCCCACCACCGAGCACAACCTGCAAAGAGCAGAGGCCACAACACTGCAGGACTGCTTGCACCACACgcgcagcagcaggcagggaaggagggagcccagccctggggaagcCTCCCACCACgccagcagagcccaggagctCACTGACAGGCCCCGAGAAGTTCCTGCCTCTCTGCCACACTTGGAGACGAGAGGACCTGGGACAAGGCAGGAGTTGCAGTAAGACCATCACAAGTGGGGTTCTTACATGATCGAAAATGGGGGAGAGTGCAGCAGAGTTCACCGGTCGCTCGGTCCGGAAGGTCTTCAAATGTTCCAGTGTCGTGCAGTCAAAGAGCTAAGAggcaaaaggaagagagaaagatagAGTTAGTTATGGTTAGTTATGTTCCAAAGGCCGTGCAGCCCAATTAACTCATACAaaccccagcccctggctgccAGTCCTCACACAAGCAGGTATTAGCACTGAAGCTGCTCACAGGCACCCAAAACCCAAAGGCATTTCTCCAGAATCCCCAAATACCTGCCCGAGGTAACCGTCACCTCTACACCTTCTGCAGGTAGCACACTGCAGCCTTCATTTTGTTGCTGCTAGTTTAACGTGGCGATGCCTCCCCGTTCCCACTGAAGTCTCCCACCCAATTTGACTTCACACTCGCTCAGATTTCCCAGGAGCAAACCCCTGAGGCAGTCTCTACGAGCAGGTGCAGCAGTTGGCTGTGTTCACAAGAGGCCTCACCTTGGCTGTGTTGTCCTTGGAGGCGGTGATGAACATGGTCATGTCCCTGGAGGTCTGGATGTCGTTGATTTGCTTGGTGTGCTCCTTGATGTTTGAAAGCTGCTCCCCTGACTGGAGGGTCAAAAAAGGCACGTTCAGTGAGCAAACAAAGCCAGCACGCTTCCCCAGTGAAAACAATTTAGGAGACATCGCTGTCAGCACTAGGGCAGGCATTTCTACATCAGCCTGGCTCAAGGGAACCACATATTTTCACTATCCTTCCACGAGGCTGCTGGTTCGAGCCAAGAAGCCCACGTTCTGCCCCGTGAGCACTCAGGAATGCTGCAGCGTCCTCCCCACACCCTGCTGGCGGAGGAGATGCTGCCCCTCGTGGCACCGACCTTGGCGCTGAACTGGTTGAGCTCCCCGCTTTCGTGGCCTGCGATGATGAACTCCCCCAGGGGGCCCCACACTGCGCTGGTGATTTTAGAGTCACTGCAGGGGATTTTCATGTAAGGCTCGTTGTTctctgcaggaaggaaggaaggagacagacagacagacagcatgGCACCAGCTCCGGCCGTCAGTGCTTCCccttgctccctgctgcaggctcgGATTCCTCACCGATCTGGCTGGGGTCCCGCAGGTCAAAGAAGCTCACGAAACACTGGTAGCCCATCTGCTTGTCCGTGGAAAACATGATGATGTTCCCTCCAAAGTCAAAGCCACACGTCCTCACTGCCGAGCTGGTCTTCACCAGGGCAAGCTGCTTTCCtgcacacagagcagaaacCATCACTCACTGGGGCCTGCACTGCAAAATTCATCAAAGTGACCGAGTGGGCAGGGTATCAGGCACAACTGATGAGCTGAGGCACTGACTGTATGCTCAGACTAAACAGGAGGTGAGTAAATTGGCCAAATGTTCCTTAGGAATTAGGTGTGCACACACACGTGTTAGGATTCAGCCCTTTCAGGCATCAAACAAGCAGACGTTGCACACAAACTCCAGAGGAGGacagagctgggagccagaCGTGGTGTGGGGGAGGTCCCCACGGGAGCCGTACCTGTTTCACAGTCCCAGAGCCGACAGCTGTTATCTGCAGAGCCAGTGAGCACGTGTCGGGTGTCCCCTAGGTCACCAGTTAAGGAACATCAGCGTGTTTGTAGCCCCAAGAAGCTGTTTAGATACCCAGAAATTATTTATACACGAGGTCAAAAGGGTGCATTACAGCGAGAAATTGCTGAGATTGAGCAAATTCCATTACAGGAATGGCAAAGCTCCAGTACAGACAGCGAGTCCCAGTGTTCCTACTATAAAACCCACAGCTTTCCTCCTGAAATGGTGAGAAAAAGGCTAAAAAGGCTACAGTCCTCACCTTAACACAACCTGTGTATGTTTCCACCTCTGCTACATCCGACCCACAATGGAGAGGGAAGATTGTGTGCAACTTGGACACCTTCCTTGAGCTCCCTGGGCCACCTCAAGCACGAATGCAAGCAGGTGTCACAGCACACGCTACCCCAAACAAcaccccagaaagaaaaagcagcaaaaacatcCAAGAGATGGAGTCAGGGCAAGTTAAATGCACCACGTGGCCTCCAGGCCTGTCGcatggcagcagctgaaagGAACAGCTGAGCTGAATCACTCCAACTAATAAGCAGGGCACAGACAAACTGGTTTCGCCGGCCAAAAGATACAGTCTGCATCCACGCACCACACGGCTCCCGTGTGGCCATTGTACGTGCCGAGCCGCTCCCCGTTCACCGAGTACCAAACGTTGACGAtctgggggaaggagagaagccCTCACCATGCAGGCCTCCTCAGGAGGCTCGCTAACCCACCGCCGCCCCTTCCCACCACCCGAGGAGGATGGGGGCTGGTTTACGTCGCACTCACGGGGTCCTTGGCCACGGTGAAGAGGAGGTCGCCCTCGCGGTTGTACTTGATCTGTGTGATGGAGCGCTCATGGCCCTGCAGCAGGATCGGCTTCTGCGGGGGGGAGGTGACAGCTGGGGTTGGAAAGGGCCAAGGGACCTGGCCGGGATCCCCCACCTGGCTGTCACAGCCCAGGAACCCCCACTGGGGCCTGCACCACCTGAACAATCCTTCAcagcccctcacagccccccagAGACCATCACCAACCCCTTACCACACCCCACAGCCCTTCCCCaacccctcacagccccccatAACCCTTCATCAACTCCTTGCCACTCCCTCACAACCCCTTACTGCCCCTCACCGCTCCCTCAGAGCCCCCCAAGGCCACCTCACCACCCGAACAAACCCTCAGCaacccctcagagccccccaaagcccctcagagccccccacAACCCCTCACCAACCTCTCACTACCCCCCCgctccctcacagccccccccgCATCCGAACAACCCCTCACAAACCCCTCagaaccccccccaaaacccctcacagctccccacaaccccccaaaacccctcagAGTCCCCCACAACCCCTCACCAACCTCTCACTGCCCCCCCactccctcacagcccccccccaccctcacAAACCCCTCGTaccccctcacagccccctaTAACCACCTCACAacccctccccaaccccccatagccccccacagcccctcaccAACCCCTTATAACCCCTTatagccccctccccgccccccacGACCCCTCacggccccctccccgctcccacCATGGCGGCGACGCTGCCGATGCCGAGGCTCAGGCAGACGAAGAGGCCCCGGGGCCACCGCTTCCGGGTCGGAGGGCGCGCGGCCGGCGGAACTTCCGGCTCCGTTGCCATGGCGACCGCGGGTGCGCTTCCGGGATGGGGCCTGAGGGAGCGGggatggcggcgggcggcgggagAGGGGCACGGGGAGGCCGTGGGGGGGACGCGGTCGTGGATTTGGGGCTTTGGGGCCTTCTCCGAGGGGACGTGGCCGTGGGCTGGGCCTCAGGCCCCGATGGCTGCGGGCAGGGCCATGAAGGGGCaggccccgggggggctgggggcagcaggccCGGCCCGGGGCTCCCCCTGAGGGGTCGCTCGGGGCCTCCCCGGGTTAGGGCAGGCCCCGTGCGGGGGGGAGAGGCTGAGCCGGGGCGGGCCGAGGGGCCGCTGGGGGTGCTGAGCTGAGGCTGCTGTGGCGCAGGGGAGGcggcggtgctgctgctggtggccgcGCTGTGGGGCAGCACCGGGCCCTTCCTGCGGACGGGCGCGgcggggctggaggagctgcggCACCGGAGCCGCctgaggcagctgctggcagagatCCACTTCCTGGGCCTCAACTACAAGGTGAGGCCTGAGCTGGGGGCGTCACGGGATCGTTCCTGTGTGCTCCTGCGCTCGATACCTTTATTTAAACTGTTAAATGTTCCTTCTGTCTGAAGAGTAAGTTATTATctgtaatatttcatttacttgcCCATAGTGCTGCTCTTCCTGTGCAGAATTCAGATCACTTTGTAGAAAACAGGCCATTAGTCCTCCTATTTTACACGAAGTAAGCCCTGCCTGTCACCTGCAGATTGGGGAACTCAGGCACCCAACAGCTGGTGGCTGGCAGCAGTCAGTGGTGGGCTGCATTTCCACCCCCAAACATGGCACAGAACAAGGGGGTCGGGGCTCTGCTGCTCACTGAGGGGCTCCTGGTGGTTTCCATGCCGTGACTGACGGGCTGTGCTCTTCCTGCAGTACATGGTGCCCTTCCTGCTCAACCAGTGCGGATCGCTGCTCTTCTACCTCACCTTGGCCTCTGCAGGtcagttgttgttgtttttgtggagtGGGTTGATTGGGATTTGGGGGAGGAACCATTTTACTGATTAGTTTGCTGACCTGCTTGGTGTTCAGTCAGATGTCTTGTAACAAACTGTTTGTGTTACACTGCTCGTTTTCAGACCTGTCCCTGGCGGTACCGCTCTGTAACTCCCTGGCTTTGATCTTCACTCTGGTGACTGGGAGGATGCTGGGAGAGGATATCGGTGGTAAAAGTGAGttacacttaaaatattttggccTACTGTCTCCTGCGTCTGTGTGCTAACTTAAAGTTGCGTGctcccttctgttttcctgaaaacCAGCAAATGTGGACACAAGCACTAAAACTAGTTAAGTGGCAGTTCTGGCTAGGaggctgaaaaggaaaacatgactACTCATACCCTTTCCCATCCCTCACTCCATCCCATAACATTATTCTGCTGAGAAAGTCAGAAAAtggcaggaaaatgaaaagttaaagCCCAGAGCCTGGCAAAATAGCTGTAGGAACACGCTGTGCTTTGTCTCTGCAGGGGCCATGGCAGGAATGGCGCTCACCCTCCTGGGTGTCACGCTCTGCGTAGCTGGTTCATGACCAAGGTGCAGCAAGCAGAGGAAGAGAACGCATTTAAAGGTGACCCCGTGGCATgaggggagctcctggctcAGCTGCCGACCGCTTGGCTCTCATTCTGACACACCTGGAGCATGGATTGGATTCACCAAGCACCAGGGTGGAGCAAGGCATAGCGCAAGGACAGCTTATTTAATGtcataaggattttttttctgtgggtgTTTTAAAGCAGGGATGGGAAGAGGGGTAATAACTttctaataaataatttaaatggaCCTTCTGGGATCGACTGACTTTTTATGGAAGGAATCTTTTGTTAGAAAGGAGCATGTTCTGTGTGGTAATTCTTACTTCCCAAGTTCAGATAGAAactgcttttttaaattaaagctcAGAAAAGCAGCCCTGTTCTCTGCCACATCACCACTCACAGAGCTGAGGAAAGGAGGAACGTTTTGCATTGTTTAATAGAAATGTGCATCTGGTTCATGGTTCACTGGTAGTCTTTCTCAAGCCCAGATAATTTGGGTGCCTGCTAAGAGTCTGTTAATTCACCAAAAAGCTTGGCTAGTCTATAACGTTACACAGATCTTGGGCTCGCATGCTTTTGTTATCCGCAGCTGGGCAGACAGCAGCATACCTCGCTGTCCTCCCATCACCGTCCCTTTGTGAGCTCTTCAGAGCAGGATTGCTGCCGAGGGAAAACATCATTCAGTGATCCTCACCCTCAGCATCGCTGCCATCccttctccctgctgtgggCTTTTGTGCTGTGCCTGCAGTCCTTGCCTTTttgtagaaagaagaaaaaaaaggttatcaATGCGGCACTTTGCTGTTACAGAAAGCTTCTGGGATAAATTCATGGATTGTTTCTGGTCTTACCCAGGCTTTGGTGTGCAGACCTGGGTCTCTACGTTAAATTCAAATCCTGACTGTAGAGCACGGCTCCTAAAGCAAATCGCAGCATCAGGCTCCCCACTGAGCCCAGACGTCACTACCTGGTAGCTAGTTCTTCACTAGGGCTTTCTCTAACTTCAGTTCAAAGGagctcttttcttttgaagttcTAATTAGTCTAATGAGACTACCTAGGCAGAACGGTGAATCAGCTATAGTATGACGCACATCATCCCCTTATATCAGTTCTTAGTGTGCTTATGACAAGTTTAAGCCACAAATGCCCCACAAACAATAAGCATCTCtcagacattttaaaacaaaattcagtaaaatgaaaacagatttttcttttttaagaaaagtgtAAAGCTCATTATTATTTAACAAATATATTCAGGCATTTTAGGCATTACATGTTTATTCTGTGCCAGCTTCAAAGCTTCACCTAGCTACCGGCAAGTTCTAATTAACAAGTTGTATCTGGGGGTACTGAATTTTAGAGTACGAAATCAGAACACAGCCGCAAGGGATCTTACACGCTGCACAGACACATTAAGTGGAATAAATACTGCTGTAAACTGCTTGGGTTTTTCGTGTGGGTTGTTCTACGGTCTCTGCAACTCTCTGGTAGAGGAGTAAGGATAGAAATAGGGCACAtacacacaataaataaataaataaaatatatatccaaTAAAGCCTTTTATATCTTTACTGTCGTGGGGAGCTGTAACGTGCTTCAGAAGGGAAATGTTCATGACCCAGATGACAATCTCTTGGCTTTCTAAAACGCAGAGCACTGTGGCTACGCTTCCTCTGGGTTCAGAAGTTCCCCCTGGTGGTTACTTTCATCTTTACACATTCTAGAGGGAAGCGCGGTGCTGTGCGCTTTCCCAAGCGATTGCTACAAAACGTTCTTAACGTGTTCACACAAGGCTGGTGCCAAGCAAGGATGCCGTAACCATGGCAGTTGGGGAGGGAGACTGCTGCACACATCCACGGCTTCATCTCATGGAcgtctgcacagagcagctgtgaTCGTAGCACACACAGCCCTGTGCCAGCCGAGCCACCCAcctttctgctgtgctttttgcGTCTATCTGGGTGGttcctaaaacaaaaaaagaagcaggtTCTCAGCGTCAGGCAGAATCGAGCTGCAGGACCTGTGACAGCGCTGAATGGGAGGGCTGAGGATATCTGTAGCCAAAGAGCACCATGGAGATGAACATTTAAACCTCTCAGCCACAGCCTACGTACCACGGTGTCCTGTGTGTGGAATCCTGGGGCACCAGCAGCTCAAAGTAAGGCAGTTTTTTGTACTCCTCAGCCCCCACAGCCACGTAGTAACCACCATTCACCAGCTCCTCCTTGCCAAGCACCTGCGTGCCATCCAGCCTGCAGAGCCTCGGGAAAAGACAGCAAAGGGTTCGACACCGGGGAAAGTCACAAGGCAGCGAGCAGCCCCTCGGTGTGGAAGCACTGAGCTCCCAGTCCTGTGTGCTGTTTATTCAGTGCTATTTATTCAGTATTAACACCCACCTGTTAACAGCTCCGCTGCGCAGATCAGCTTTTGCTGTCAGCACAGCCAGGAGCGTGTCCCACTGCAGCGGGGCGCTCTGAgagaacagcagctggaaagGAGGGCTCAGCAAATCCCCATTCCGGAAAACACTGCGGCAGAAACAGCCCAGAGCATGCCATGAGCCAGTGTTCCTGCAGCTCCCGTGAACACAGCACTCGCTGCCCCAAGACTTTTCACACAtctcagccccacagctgctggcagccccttACAATCAGATCACACACACCATCCTGTGGGCCGCAACCAGccagaaatgagcagaaatgtTCCATTAACAGCTACGGAGACATCAATTCTCCCCACCCCTGGTGGCTCCTCATCTAAGACCATCACTGGACACGGTGACAGCTGTAACTGTGCCACCAGCATCTCTGTTCAATTTCCCAAAGGAGACAGTATGTGGAAGGGAGGGGAAACAGGCAGATGCCTGACAGCATTTACAACAAATTCCCTCCAGAAGCATTCCCAAAGACCCTCCAAGGAGAAAACACTGAGGCACTTACTGTATGGCAAGGTGGGCGTGCTTCTGCCGTCGTGCTGCGATGTTTGACTTCCAGGGAGCTACGGTGTGGGACTGGAGACAAGGTCAGTGCACAAaaccagcacagccctggcacTGAGCCTCCCAGGGCTGTTCCCTTTTTCTGCACCAGGAGCTGTCTGCCCTGCCTTCGTGTTCGCTGCTGCTAGGTGGGGTTTGTTGTCAGCAACATCAAGGCCCGTCCCCACTCAGCTCAGACTCACCCGCACACCGTTGCTGTTTCTGGTCCCACGGAGCTCCTTCCTTGCCTGGTCTAAATAGCTGTGGGAACAAGGAGATGACACCCCACATACCAGCTGGGCCACGACTGACTAAAGAGCAGTAAGGAAATGGCCAACTGCTCTGAGCTGGTGCATCATCACcagatgtatttattatttaggtCACTTTAGAAACAATCCTCTATGTGCCACTTCTCAGGGGCTTACAGAATTTCACTCTAAAGTCTGTTATGTTTAATAAATTCCCCGTAAATCACAGACCAGTTCAAATATCCACGGTAAAGACACCCAGAACGTTGTATTCCTTTGAGCTAACCACTGGTCAAGGCTCTGAGGACTGACTGCTGTTAAATACAGCCCGGACCCCTCCTCAGCACGATGCAACACGCACTCAGGGAGCCAAATTCACCTGACACACACGTCCCACACATCCCCTCAAGGTTCAAGCAATGCCACAAGTCTCTTTAGCCTTCTGTATTTCAGGATGAACCAGAACAGCTCTACTTCATGCAGGATtgaaaaaaaaccaaacacctcCACGAAACCAAAGCCTGGGACTGAAGGACCACCTACTCACTTGAGCCTTTTGAACTTCTCAAACCCCGCAGCCACGTACTGCTGCCCGTCCTGCAGGTCCCCCAGCTCAGCGATGCGGTGGCCGTGCCTGGGGGTGTAGAGATTCCTCACGGCCAGGGGTGCCTGAATGCTCCTGGTCACCTCCTTCAGAAACGCCTCGAAGGTCAGGAACCGCCGCTGGTTCACCACAAACTTCTTCCCGTGGAAAAAGGGGTCCCCGTTGCGGTACACCACCACCTTCTTGGCTGGAGGTGCCAGAGCTAAGCCTCTGGAGCTCATCCCCGTGGGTCAAAGCCCCAGGAACCAGCGCAGAGCACGGAGGAGAGCTGTGGtcagcctcctgcccagcctgaAGCCTTCTGAGCAGCCGTCTTTGTGTTCTGCTGTCCCTCCCCAGCAGTCCCCTGAGCAACTGGCCGTCTCCAGGGCTGCAggcccagcaggaggaagctgTGGGCCAGACCAGAGGCCACATAAAACAACCTGCAAACACCTCGATATCTGAGAGCCAGGAACCACCCGGCTCCTCACCCTCACTGCACGTCGAGTACTGTGGCCACCAGGCTCTGATTAATGGCTTAAAGGCCAGGAGCAGAAGGGCAGGCAGGAATAGGCAGATTCACAGACAAgctgcagaaaagctttttattcaCATACAGTCATCAGGAACAGGATATCTCTGCCATACAATAACAGCGCCCACTCAGGGCATAGAAACAGAGTGTTTGCACGTGAGACTCAGGGTCCCTGTAAGGAACCAGAGCAACATGTGGGAATGTCCTTTTGAAGGACATTTAATATCCCTGAACTAGTgcaaaggtaaaaaaataaaaaatatctgtacAAATGAAGTGCTCTCAAAGCACAGCACCAACCCCTTAACTCCTTACTTGCTCCCTGGAGCGTGAGGCG
Encoded proteins:
- the LOC137843020 gene encoding myotubularin-related protein 9-like isoform X4, whose translation is MEFSELIKTATVESVVLGGRGLPAVRGTLCITSHHLLLSSCPGGDAQPGTVELWLLIRNVDAVEKRVQNLGWYQPPRTNGSPRDSRLAGSSGTITLRCKDLKVLQLEIPGMEECLNIASSIEALSSVDSVMMMYPFFYRPQDLRLEEGWHLFPLEQYFQKIAAQTNQWRLSDLNRDFTTCPTYPAGVIVPAAVSDDTLRRAARFRQGGRFPVLSYYHPSNGTVMLRSSQPLTGPNRKRCPEDEVLLGTVLDEGERGFIIDTRSAQAAKQARMMGGGTEPKSSYPQWKRLHRPLERGRPLQESFIKLVEACNDASLSMDRWLSRLESCRWLSHVKAALSTACLAAQCLDREEASVLVHGAEGTDTTLLVTALAQVILDPGCRTMVGFQGLLEREWIEAGHPFHLRCARSAYSHARLKQEAPLFLLFLDCVWQLSRQFPFSLEFGESLLLALFDNAYASDYGTFLCNNEKERRVLGGACVK
- the LOC137843020 gene encoding myotubularin-related protein 9-like isoform X2, yielding MEFSELIKTATVESVVLGGRGLPAVRGTLCITSHHLLLSSCPGGDAQPGTVELWLLIRNVDAVEKRVQNLGWYQPPRTNGSPRDSRLAGSSGTITLRCKDLKVLQLEIPGMEECLNIASSIEALSSVDSVMMMYPFFYRPQDLRLEEGWHLFPLEQYFQKIAAQTNQWRLSDLNRDFTTCPTYPAGVIVPAAVSDDTLRRAARFRQGGRFPVLSYYHPSNGTVMLRSSQPLTGPNRKRCPEDEVLLGTVLDEGERGFIIDTRSAQAAKQARMMGGGTEPKSSYPQWKRLHRPLERGRPLQESFIKLVEACNDASLSMDRWLSRLESCRWLSHVKAALSTACLAAQCLDREEASVLVHGAEGTDTTLLVTALAQVILDPGCRTMVGFQGLLEREWIEAGHPFHLRCARSAYSHARLKQEAPLFLLFLDCVWQLSRQFPFSLEFGESLLLALFDNAYASDYGTFLCNNEKERCLCKVKENTHSLWAWLNQPEEKKKYLNPLYSHNPLVIWPSVEPQSIQLWQGLFFRWIRPSQYLDEARAEMQRLVEANEAPAKESAGSRLSRSLSDPAARTENER
- the LOC137843020 gene encoding myotubularin-related protein 9-like isoform X1 translates to MEFSELIKTATVESVVLGGRGLPAVRGTLCITSHHLLLSSCPGGDAQPGTVELWLLIRNVDAVEKRWVWVPPPQLPAPRPPFLGGVTPRRQGGGKFPSPPPSLVPPLPHGPRWGCFRRWVLTSSSPPCLRVQNLGWYQPPRTNGSPRDSRLAGSSGTITLRCKDLKVLQLEIPGMEECLNIASSIEALSSVDSVMMMYPFFYRPQDLRLEEGWHLFPLEQYFQKIAAQTNQWRLSDLNRDFTTCPTYPAGVIVPAAVSDDTLRRAARFRQGGRFPVLSYYHPSNGTVMLRSSQPLTGPNRKRCPEDEVLLGTVLDEGERGFIIDTRSAQAAKQARMMGGGTEPKSSYPQWKRLHRPLERGRPLQESFIKLVEACNDASLSMDRWLSRLESCRWLSHVKAALSTACLAAQCLDREEASVLVHGAEGTDTTLLVTALAQVILDPGCRTMVGFQGLLEREWIEAGHPFHLRCARSAYSHARLKQEAPLFLLFLDCVWQLSRQFPFSLEFGESLLLALFDNAYASDYGTFLCNNEKERCLCKVKENTHSLWAWLNQPEEKKKYLNPLYSHNPLVIWPSVEPQSIQLWQGLFFRWIRPSQYLDEARAEMQRLVEANEAPAKESAGSRLSRSLSDPAARTENER